In one Parageobacillus genomosp. 1 genomic region, the following are encoded:
- a CDS encoding ABC transporter ATP-binding protein: MLKVESIDVFYGNIQALKGVSLEVKNGEIVTLIGANGAGKSTLLKTISGLLKPKQGDILYEGTSIAGKAAQTIVKQGISHVPEGRRIFANMTVEENLELGAFLRKDKQEIQQDFEKVYHLFPRLYERRKQLAGTLSGGEQQMLAIGRSLMARPRLLLLDEPSMGLAPLLVKTIFRIIEEINSFGTTILLVEQNAHMALSVADRAYVIESGRVVLSGTAQELNASEQVKKAYLGGH; encoded by the coding sequence GTGCTAAAAGTGGAAAGCATCGATGTATTTTACGGAAATATTCAAGCGTTAAAAGGTGTTTCACTGGAAGTAAAAAACGGCGAAATCGTCACCTTAATCGGCGCTAATGGCGCCGGCAAAAGCACGTTACTAAAAACGATTTCTGGGCTGTTAAAACCGAAGCAGGGCGATATTCTATACGAAGGGACGTCCATTGCAGGCAAAGCGGCGCAAACGATTGTGAAACAAGGAATTTCCCATGTTCCCGAAGGCCGCCGAATTTTTGCTAATATGACTGTAGAAGAAAACTTGGAATTAGGTGCTTTTTTAAGAAAGGATAAACAGGAAATTCAGCAAGACTTCGAGAAAGTGTATCATCTGTTTCCGCGCCTTTACGAGCGGAGAAAACAGCTCGCCGGAACTTTGTCAGGCGGAGAGCAGCAAATGCTGGCGATTGGCCGCTCCCTAATGGCTCGGCCGCGCCTTCTGTTGCTTGATGAACCGTCGATGGGATTGGCGCCATTATTGGTGAAAACAATCTTTCGCATCATTGAAGAAATTAACTCCTTTGGGACGACTATTTTATTAGTCGAGCAAAACGCGCATATGGCGCTGTCTGTAGCCGATCGGGCATATGTCATTGAGTCAGGGCGGGTCGTCCTGTCGGGAACCGCACAGGAACTAAATGCAAGCGAACAGGTGAAGAAAGCGTATCTAGGAGGACATTAA
- a CDS encoding ABC transporter ATP-binding protein: MTTRTPLLKAEHVGIQFGGLKALSDVNMELNKGELVGLIGPNGAGKTTFFNLLTGVYEPTEGSIVLDNEKLNGLPPYKITRKGISRTFQNIRLFGELSVLDNVKVAYHSLARHSILSSIFRLPSHFSGEKEIEEKAVEFLKIFKLEHVMDEKAKNLPYGQQRRLEIARALAAHPKLLLLDEPAAGMNPQETKELMSLIAFIREKFDLTILLIEHDMSLVMGICERIYVLDHGQLIAHGTPEEVRNNPKVIEAYLGEEVS, encoded by the coding sequence ATGACAACAAGAACACCGTTGCTTAAAGCGGAACACGTTGGCATTCAATTTGGTGGTCTGAAAGCTTTATCTGACGTCAATATGGAGTTGAATAAGGGAGAATTAGTAGGGCTTATTGGACCGAACGGGGCAGGGAAAACCACCTTTTTTAACTTGCTGACCGGCGTCTATGAGCCAACCGAAGGAAGCATTGTGCTCGACAATGAGAAGCTAAACGGCCTGCCGCCATATAAAATTACGCGCAAAGGAATCAGCCGCACATTCCAAAATATTCGGCTGTTTGGTGAGCTTTCGGTGCTGGACAATGTAAAAGTTGCCTATCACTCTCTCGCCCGTCATTCTATTCTTAGCTCCATCTTTCGCCTTCCTTCCCATTTTTCTGGCGAAAAAGAAATAGAAGAAAAAGCGGTCGAATTTTTAAAGATTTTTAAGCTCGAACATGTGATGGATGAGAAAGCGAAAAATTTGCCATATGGACAGCAGCGCCGTTTAGAAATCGCCAGAGCTCTCGCCGCGCATCCGAAGCTATTGCTGCTTGACGAGCCTGCAGCAGGGATGAATCCACAGGAAACGAAAGAATTAATGAGCTTGATTGCCTTTATACGCGAGAAGTTTGATTTAACGATTTTGCTGATTGAGCACGATATGTCTCTCGTGATGGGAATATGCGAACGGATTTATGTGCTTGACCACGGGCAGTTGATTGCGCATGGCACACCGGAAGAAGTAAGAAATAATCCTAAAGTGATCGAGGCATATCTTGGCGAGGAGGTTTCTTAA
- a CDS encoding branched-chain amino acid ABC transporter permease, whose amino-acid sequence MATLKRTIGFWISIVLALILFVVVQVLISGEILNSFYVNTLFFMVINIILAVSLHLIIGITGQFSIGHAGFFAVGAYASAIMTMKLQMPFALALLVGGVAAAVAGLLIGIPSLRLKGDYLAIATLGFGEIVRISLLNIEYVGGASGMTVTHLTTWPWVFACLLITIIVIANFTNSTHGRACISIREDEIAADSMGINTTYYKVVAFVIGSFFAGIAGGLYAHHFYIIQPTNFGFLKSFDILIFVVLGGLGSMSGAVIAAILLTVVSTFLQDYPETRMIIYSIILILVMLYRPKGLLGTKEVTSFFKLRRAVQGGIGNDNKNTVA is encoded by the coding sequence ATGGCAACTTTGAAGCGGACGATAGGATTTTGGATCTCCATTGTACTAGCGCTGATCCTTTTTGTTGTGGTTCAGGTGCTAATATCGGGAGAAATACTTAATTCCTTTTATGTTAATACGTTATTTTTTATGGTGATTAACATTATACTAGCTGTCAGCCTTCATTTAATCATCGGGATTACCGGACAGTTTTCCATTGGCCATGCCGGGTTTTTTGCCGTGGGAGCTTATGCATCAGCGATTATGACGATGAAATTGCAGATGCCGTTTGCGCTTGCGTTGCTTGTTGGCGGTGTCGCTGCAGCGGTTGCAGGCCTCCTCATCGGCATTCCTAGCCTTCGGCTAAAGGGCGATTATTTAGCGATTGCTACGCTTGGTTTTGGGGAAATCGTACGAATCAGCCTGCTAAACATTGAGTATGTTGGCGGCGCCAGCGGTATGACGGTAACCCACCTCACAACTTGGCCATGGGTGTTTGCCTGCCTGCTTATCACCATTATTGTCATTGCTAATTTTACTAACTCTACCCATGGACGTGCCTGCATCTCGATTCGAGAGGATGAAATCGCAGCGGATTCCATGGGAATTAACACGACGTATTATAAAGTGGTCGCTTTTGTCATAGGTTCTTTCTTTGCCGGAATTGCCGGGGGGCTTTATGCTCATCATTTTTATATCATTCAGCCGACTAACTTTGGCTTTTTGAAATCATTTGATATTTTGATTTTTGTTGTGCTTGGCGGACTAGGAAGCATGTCTGGCGCGGTGATCGCTGCTATCCTATTAACAGTTGTTTCGACATTCCTTCAGGATTATCCAGAAACGCGAATGATTATATATAGCATCATTCTTATTTTGGTTATGCTGTATCGTCCAAAAGGATTGTTAGGCACAAAAGAAGTAACATCTTTCTTTAAGCTGCGCAGAGCGGTGCAAGGGGGAATTGGAAATGACAACAAGAACACCGTTGCTTAA
- a CDS encoding branched-chain amino acid ABC transporter permease — translation MELIQQLVNGISLGSIYALIALGYTMVYGIVRLINFAHGDVFMIGSFVGFYAVTSFHVGFFPALLLAMVSCAILGVCIERIAYKPLRNATKIAVLITAIGVSLLIEYGTIYLRGAQPEAYPSTVLPDKKIEVLGVTVNSQSLLILGVSIVLMILLQFIVHKTKIGKAMRAVSHDAEAARLMGINVDNTISATFAIGSALAGAAGVIFGIYYTKIDPLMGIIPGLKAFVAAVLGGIGIIPGAMVGGLMLGVIESLVSGLGYSLWRDGVAFIILILILIFRPAGLFGKNVREKV, via the coding sequence ATGGAACTCATTCAGCAACTAGTTAACGGGATCTCCCTTGGAAGCATCTACGCACTGATTGCGCTTGGCTATACGATGGTATACGGAATTGTGCGCCTCATCAATTTTGCGCACGGCGATGTATTTATGATTGGTTCTTTTGTTGGATTTTACGCTGTCACCAGTTTTCATGTAGGTTTTTTTCCAGCGTTGCTCCTCGCAATGGTTTCCTGCGCGATTTTAGGGGTATGTATTGAGAGAATCGCTTATAAACCGTTGCGAAACGCTACAAAAATCGCTGTACTGATCACTGCCATCGGGGTTTCGCTTTTAATTGAGTATGGAACCATTTATCTGCGTGGTGCTCAGCCAGAAGCGTATCCTAGCACAGTGCTTCCGGATAAAAAAATTGAAGTATTGGGCGTAACCGTTAATAGCCAGTCATTATTGATTCTTGGTGTTTCCATTGTATTGATGATTCTCCTTCAATTTATCGTCCATAAAACAAAAATCGGAAAAGCGATGCGGGCCGTTTCTCATGACGCAGAAGCAGCTCGGTTGATGGGAATTAATGTAGATAATACTATATCAGCGACTTTTGCCATTGGCTCGGCTTTGGCGGGGGCAGCAGGCGTTATTTTCGGGATTTACTATACTAAAATCGACCCGCTGATGGGAATTATTCCAGGTTTAAAAGCGTTCGTAGCTGCCGTATTAGGAGGAATCGGCATTATCCCTGGCGCGATGGTTGGCGGCCTGATGCTTGGCGTCATTGAATCGCTCGTAAGCGGTCTTGGTTATTCGCTTTGGCGGGATGGGGTCGCTTTTATCATTCTTATTTTGATTCTCATTTTCCGACCAGCTGGATTATTTGGTAAAAACGTAAGAGAAAAAGTGTAA
- a CDS encoding ABC transporter substrate-binding protein, with amino-acid sequence MKKKRLASIFLSLALTAGVMAGCGGQKETSSSSGGGGGDTIKIGANLELSGGVASFGQSIAEGLELALEEINKEGINGKKLELVKVDNKSDAAEATNGAIKLVSQDKVAAIIGAATSTNTLAQVQVAQDNKIPLITPTGTNPTITNKDGKVNDFVFRTCFIDPFQGTVAAKFAINDLKVKNAAVLIDSSSDYSKGLSAAFKEAFEKEGGKIVAEEAYVAKDTDFRATLTRIKSANPEFIFLPGYYEEVGLIVKQARELGINVPIMGGDGWDSPKLVEIAGKDPLNNTFITNHYSSNDPDQKIQDFVKAFKAKYNKSPDAFSALGYDTAYFLADAIKRAGSTDPEKIKDALAKTKDLALVSGTLTLDKNHDPVKSATILEYKDGQQQFKTKVNP; translated from the coding sequence ATGAAGAAAAAAAGGCTGGCTAGTATTTTTCTATCATTGGCATTAACTGCTGGAGTTATGGCAGGATGCGGAGGACAGAAGGAGACGAGCAGCTCCTCTGGCGGCGGAGGCGGCGATACGATTAAAATCGGCGCCAATCTTGAATTATCCGGCGGAGTAGCTTCATTTGGACAGTCGATTGCCGAAGGGCTGGAACTTGCTTTGGAAGAGATAAATAAAGAAGGCATTAACGGAAAAAAACTTGAGCTCGTAAAGGTGGATAATAAATCTGATGCGGCCGAAGCGACGAACGGTGCGATCAAGCTCGTCAGCCAGGACAAGGTAGCAGCGATTATCGGCGCCGCAACGAGCACCAATACGCTAGCGCAAGTCCAAGTGGCCCAAGATAACAAAATTCCGTTAATTACGCCAACGGGAACAAACCCTACGATTACGAATAAAGATGGCAAAGTAAACGATTTTGTATTCCGGACATGTTTTATTGATCCTTTCCAAGGGACAGTTGCCGCAAAATTCGCGATCAATGATTTAAAAGTGAAAAATGCAGCGGTGCTGATTGATAGTTCCAGCGACTATTCGAAGGGTCTTTCCGCAGCGTTTAAAGAAGCGTTTGAAAAAGAAGGCGGCAAAATTGTAGCGGAAGAAGCTTACGTTGCTAAAGACACGGACTTCCGTGCTACGCTTACCCGCATTAAATCGGCTAATCCGGAATTCATTTTCTTGCCTGGTTATTACGAAGAAGTAGGTCTTATCGTAAAACAGGCGCGTGAACTTGGCATTAATGTACCGATTATGGGCGGCGACGGATGGGATTCGCCTAAATTAGTGGAAATCGCCGGCAAAGATCCATTGAACAATACGTTTATTACGAACCACTATTCTTCCAATGACCCAGATCAAAAAATTCAAGATTTTGTAAAAGCATTCAAGGCGAAATACAATAAATCTCCAGATGCCTTCAGCGCGCTTGGATATGATACAGCATATTTCCTCGCTGATGCCATCAAACGTGCTGGAAGCACAGATCCAGAAAAAATTAAAGACGCGCTTGCGAAAACGAAAGACCTTGCTCTTGTTTCGGGAACATTGACGCTAGATAAAAACCACGATCCAGTGAAGTCAGCTACGATTCTCGAATATAAGGACGGCCAGCAACAATTTAAAACAAAAGTGAATCCATAA
- the yunB gene encoding sporulation protein YunB, with the protein MSRFPARPRLSRRGPLPFRYVFLLTFVFFMFTTALSLWIVNKSFEPVLMEIAETETKRIADLVINNAIEQQFLKENKEMSNLVIVQKDANGKIASVDFNTAVVNRILAKTDDYVMESLKAATEGRIERLVLPEVESGKGDSRGIIYYIPFGQVTNNSLLSNLGPRIPVQFQVIGNADTEVTKEIKMFGINSALIEVDIHVSVDIQVIIPFASKTSTVSTNIPIIMHIIPGEVPQFYNNSGNVGPSLNIPSH; encoded by the coding sequence TTGTCTAGATTTCCCGCCCGTCCCCGATTGTCAAGAAGAGGGCCTCTTCCGTTTCGCTATGTGTTTTTGCTGACGTTTGTGTTTTTTATGTTTACTACCGCTCTTAGTCTTTGGATTGTCAATAAAAGCTTTGAACCGGTTTTAATGGAAATTGCCGAAACCGAAACGAAACGGATTGCTGATTTAGTGATTAATAATGCGATCGAACAGCAATTTTTAAAAGAAAATAAAGAGATGAGCAATTTGGTCATCGTGCAAAAAGATGCCAATGGCAAAATTGCTTCCGTCGATTTTAACACCGCTGTTGTAAACCGAATTTTGGCAAAGACGGATGACTATGTGATGGAAAGCTTAAAGGCAGCAACAGAAGGGAGAATTGAGAGGCTTGTGCTTCCTGAGGTGGAATCTGGAAAAGGAGACAGCAGAGGGATTATTTACTATATTCCTTTTGGCCAAGTCACGAATAATTCGCTTCTTAGCAATCTCGGGCCGCGTATCCCCGTGCAGTTTCAAGTTATTGGCAATGCAGACACCGAAGTGACGAAAGAAATTAAAATGTTCGGGATTAACAGCGCGTTAATTGAAGTGGATATTCACGTTTCTGTCGATATTCAAGTAATCATTCCATTTGCGTCAAAAACGTCAACAGTTTCTACGAATATTCCGATCATCATGCACATAATTCCAGGAGAGGTTCCGCAATTTTATAATAACAGTGGAAATGTCGGTCCTTCTTTAAATATACCATCACACTAA
- a CDS encoding YunC family protein: MIHVTPIMIDGYPFIAISVQLPKTNLLAVASEKGYIMCGALDVALLNEKLRDRGIVAGRAVGVRTIEQLLEAPLESVTVAAEELGITVGMKGKDALLKMR; encoded by the coding sequence ATGATTCACGTAACGCCGATTATGATCGACGGTTATCCATTTATCGCTATTTCTGTCCAATTGCCAAAAACCAATTTGCTTGCTGTAGCGAGTGAAAAAGGGTACATTATGTGCGGAGCGCTTGATGTGGCGCTATTGAACGAAAAACTGCGCGACCGTGGAATTGTGGCTGGAAGGGCGGTCGGGGTTCGCACGATTGAACAACTGCTGGAAGCGCCTTTAGAATCGGTGACGGTCGCTGCCGAAGAGCTGGGAATTACGGTCGGTATGAAAGGAAAAGATGCTTTGTTGAAGATGCGGTAA
- a CDS encoding bifunctional metallophosphatase/5'-nucleotidase → MKRTVYVYHTNDVHSHFEYWPRISYFLAEQRQKHRQRNETMLLFDIGDFIDRFHPITEATRGKANVDLLNALQYDAVTIGNNEGITLDYEDLNTLYENARFSVLVANLFHKDGTRPSWVRPYSIIPISDAFRVGVIGVTAYFAKFYELLGWKVTPPFEMLGNIAAEVKKQADLVILLSHLGINEDEKIAQTIPEIDIILGGHTHHLFPEGKRINDTLLCGAGKYGKFIGVVKLEIEESDHTYEALATVVDVESLPDLEKTKRTLSLLEQQSLATLEAEQIAELKEDLPLQWFSPSPFAQLLASALKEWCDAEIGMVNAGVLLEPLPKGIVTRKDLHRICPHPINPCKVQLRGTELKEIILQANTERMKQLQFKGFGFRGKVMGQMVYDGVEIETEREEDGAEHIRHITINGEPLNPDQLYEVATIDMFTIGHFYPQMQRAPKKKYYMPEFLRDVLAWKLAKGK, encoded by the coding sequence TTGAAACGGACAGTATATGTATATCATACGAATGATGTGCATAGCCATTTCGAGTATTGGCCGCGAATTTCCTATTTCTTGGCCGAGCAAAGACAGAAACACCGGCAACGGAATGAGACGATGTTGTTATTTGACATTGGCGATTTTATCGACCGTTTTCACCCGATTACCGAGGCGACGAGAGGAAAAGCGAATGTCGATTTACTCAATGCCCTTCAGTACGACGCCGTAACGATCGGCAATAATGAAGGAATTACCCTTGATTACGAAGACTTAAATACGTTATACGAAAACGCTCGGTTCTCCGTGCTTGTCGCCAATTTATTTCATAAAGACGGCACGCGTCCTTCCTGGGTGCGTCCATATTCGATTATTCCGATTTCGGACGCGTTTCGTGTTGGCGTGATTGGAGTAACGGCTTATTTCGCTAAATTTTACGAGTTATTAGGATGGAAAGTGACGCCGCCTTTTGAGATGCTGGGAAACATTGCGGCAGAAGTGAAAAAACAAGCGGATCTTGTCATTTTATTATCGCATTTGGGAATCAACGAGGACGAAAAAATTGCCCAGACGATACCGGAAATTGATATTATTCTTGGAGGGCATACCCATCATTTATTTCCAGAGGGAAAAAGGATTAATGATACATTATTGTGTGGCGCCGGGAAATATGGAAAGTTTATTGGAGTAGTGAAGTTAGAAATTGAGGAAAGTGATCATACATATGAAGCATTAGCTACTGTTGTGGATGTGGAAAGTTTGCCGGATTTGGAGAAAACGAAACGAACCTTATCGTTATTAGAACAGCAAAGTTTAGCAACATTGGAGGCAGAACAAATTGCCGAGCTAAAGGAAGACTTGCCGTTGCAATGGTTTTCGCCGTCCCCGTTTGCCCAATTGCTCGCTTCGGCATTAAAAGAATGGTGCGATGCGGAAATTGGCATGGTAAATGCGGGAGTTTTGTTAGAGCCGCTTCCGAAAGGAATAGTCACTAGAAAAGATTTGCACCGCATTTGCCCACATCCGATCAACCCTTGCAAAGTTCAGCTGCGCGGCACGGAATTAAAAGAAATTATTTTGCAGGCCAATACAGAAAGAATGAAACAGCTGCAATTTAAAGGTTTCGGTTTTCGCGGGAAGGTGATGGGGCAAATGGTTTATGACGGGGTCGAGATCGAGACGGAAAGAGAAGAAGATGGCGCGGAACATATCCGTCATATTACGATCAACGGCGAGCCGCTAAATCCGGATCAATTATACGAGGTGGCAACGATCGATATGTTTACGATCGGCCATTTTTATCCGCAAATGCAGCGCGCGCCGAAAAAGAAATATTACATGCCGGAATTTTTGCGGGACGTGCTGGCATGGAAATTGGCGAAAGGGAAATAG
- a CDS encoding sulfite exporter TauE/SafE family protein has product MEYVLLVIVGFLAGTIGSLVGLGGGVIIVPSLLFLSAVHWLPHVTPQLAVGTSLVVIIFNGLSSTLSYMKEKMVDYQSGLLFFIGSGPGAIIGAWVNNTLSLEHFSLYFGLFLVAVSFFLSFSKNASARSQRKSFKITRTYTTNEGATVTYGYHPIVAIVISFVVGFFGGMFGIGGGSLMVPAMMILFLFPPHVAVATSMFMIFLSSLVSSLTHVFMGNVQWLFALALIPGVWFGAKTGAFINKRLRSKTVVAVLRIVLILLGIRLIYESFS; this is encoded by the coding sequence TTTAGTTGGTTTAGGAGGCGGCGTGATTATTGTGCCATCGTTGTTATTTTTAAGCGCGGTTCATTGGCTGCCGCACGTTACCCCGCAGTTGGCGGTCGGCACTTCGCTCGTTGTTATTATTTTCAACGGGCTGTCGTCGACCTTGTCGTATATGAAGGAAAAAATGGTCGATTATCAAAGCGGGCTTTTATTTTTTATCGGAAGCGGCCCGGGAGCGATCATTGGGGCATGGGTAAATAATACATTAAGCTTAGAGCATTTTTCTTTATATTTTGGTCTTTTTTTAGTGGCTGTATCGTTCTTTTTATCTTTCAGCAAAAACGCTTCGGCGCGTTCACAACGAAAATCGTTTAAAATTACTCGCACTTATACAACGAATGAAGGAGCAACGGTTACGTATGGATATCATCCGATCGTCGCTATTGTCATCTCTTTTGTCGTTGGCTTTTTCGGCGGCATGTTTGGCATTGGTGGCGGTTCGTTAATGGTGCCGGCGATGATGATATTGTTTCTCTTCCCGCCTCACGTCGCCGTTGCGACTTCGATGTTTATGATCTTTTTATCTTCATTGGTCAGCTCGCTTACACATGTGTTTATGGGAAACGTACAATGGCTATTTGCGCTCGCCTTAATCCCGGGAGTTTGGTTTGGCGCGAAAACGGGTGCATTTATTAATAAGCGGCTGCGCAGCAAAACCGTCGTCGCCGTTTTGCGGATTGTGCTTATTCTTTTAGGAATCCGCCTTATTTACGAAAGCTTTTCATAA